In the genome of Anabaena cylindrica PCC 7122, the window AGGTTATTGATTGGTTAAATCAAAATCCTATTGATGTCCTGTGTTTGCAAGAAACAAAAGTCGTAGATGCTGATTTTCCGCGTTTACCTTTTGAAACATTAGGTTATCACCTTTATATTTTCGGACAGAAGAGTTATAACGGCGTTGCACTCATTAGCCGTAAACCCCTGGAAGACGTGAGTATGGGGTTCTGTGCGATTTTGCCAGAGATAGAACCACAATGGGACGAGCAAAAGCGCGTTATTACTGGTGTTATTGATGGAGTTCGCATTGTCAATCTTTATGTTCCCAATGGTTCTGCGGTGGGAAGTGATAAATATGAATATAAGCTGCGCTGGTTAACGGTATTGCGGAAATATTTGCAGGTGGTGTTGTTGTCTCAACCTGATATTTGTATGTGCGGTGATTTTAATATTGCTTTGGAAGATATAGATATTCACGATAAAGCGAAGATAGAAAATCACATTATGGCATCTGAGCCAGAACGCCAAGCTTTACGAGGTGTTATTTCACTGGGTTTTGCGGATGCTTTTCGCAAATTTAACAAAGAAGGAGGAAATTATAGCTGGTGGGATTATCGTACTGCTGCTTTCAAGCGTAATTTAGGTTGGCGGATTGACCATCATTATCTCACACCAGTTTTGTGCGATCGCGCTAAAAGTTGTATTATTGACGTTGCACCAAGGAAGTTAACCCAGCCTAGCGACCATACACCAGTGATTGTAGAGTTTTAGTTGTGTGCGATCGCTACGCTCTCTTCGAGACGCTCCGCGAACGCCGCAGGCATCGCGCTTAAGGTTTATTTATTGTTAATGTTGGGTTTCGTACCTCAACCCAACCTTGTATCTTAGAGGTATGTTAGAGGAATTGTGATTCCACTAACCAACTTCATATTTTTCCCAAATATACCATCTCCTTTAAATGCTCCTTTACTAGCGAACTTGTCTTCTACAGACGAATTATTCAATAGTCATCGGGCCTTCAATAAAGACTCCATCTGGATTGATAGTGTTACGAACGAAAGCGCTTTCCAAAGACCCAAGTCTAGCTCCTCTAGTATTGGCATTTTCCAAGTTGACACCCAGCATGTCACAATACAAGAGATAGGCTTCAGTCAAATTAGCTCCGGTCAGATTGGCTCCACTCATATCACCCCAAGCACTAGCGTTGGCTCTACTCAAATTAGCTCCACTCAAATTGGCCCAACTCAGATCAACTTTACTCAATTTAGCTCCACTCAAATTGATGTCTCTAAGATCAACCCCGCTCAATTTAGCACCACTAAAATCAACCCCACTAAAATCTCTTTCCCCAGCAGCGTAACGCTTGAGCAATTCCTCAGCATCCATAATTTACTCCCGGCATTAATCAACAACTTAATATATAAAGCAATACTGTTGCCAATTTTCCCAAATAGGTCTGAAACCCAATAAAATCGTGACGATATCAATAGGGTTTCAGGGTTTTGGACGATTTAACAGCTTTGCAAAAAAAATATGAAGATATACCGTTTCCATGACGTAAGAACTACCATTAAAACAAACAATAAAAAATTGGTGTGTGTCACATGACTACTAAAAAGCAATTTAATAGCTTTGAAGAAATGCTGTCTGGTTCTGATGTACCTGTGTTGGTAGATTTTTATGCTGATTGGTGTGGCCCCTGCCAGATGATGGTGCCAATTTTAGAACAAGTCAATGCCCAATTGAACAATCGTTTA includes:
- the xth gene encoding exodeoxyribonuclease III, producing the protein MKIATWNVNSIRTRLEQVIDWLNQNPIDVLCLQETKVVDADFPRLPFETLGYHLYIFGQKSYNGVALISRKPLEDVSMGFCAILPEIEPQWDEQKRVITGVIDGVRIVNLYVPNGSAVGSDKYEYKLRWLTVLRKYLQVVLLSQPDICMCGDFNIALEDIDIHDKAKIENHIMASEPERQALRGVISLGFADAFRKFNKEGGNYSWWDYRTAAFKRNLGWRIDHHYLTPVLCDRAKSCIIDVAPRKLTQPSDHTPVIVEF
- a CDS encoding pentapeptide repeat-containing protein yields the protein MDAEELLKRYAAGERDFSGVDFSGAKLSGVDLRDINLSGAKLSKVDLSWANLSGANLSRANASAWGDMSGANLTGANLTEAYLLYCDMLGVNLENANTRGARLGSLESAFVRNTINPDGVFIEGPMTIE